In the Balearica regulorum gibbericeps isolate bBalReg1 chromosome 3, bBalReg1.pri, whole genome shotgun sequence genome, GAGCGGTCCGAGCAGTGGTGGGCTGAGTCTGGCTCTGGCTGATCCACCACCCCATTTGCTGTGGTCTCAGAGGAGGTGGTGTCGGGGCAGCACACGTTGCCCACCACCTCGTGTTGCCCTGTGCACGCTTGGACGGCTGTTACAGAGACAGCAAGGTTGCCCTGGGGAGGGAGTGGAAGGAGGTCCCTAAATTGGCCCTGCTACACCTGACAGCCCAAGAAAAGATCCATTCGTAGAGGATGAGAGTGACTGCATGATCCAAGCAATCCCACGCACCTCtcctcctggggctgggctCCATTAAGGATAAGGTAACATGGAGTTCATCCTGGACCTCCTCTCTgtgcctggctgcagctcctggacttccttcctcctgcctctcctgctcccaccctCACCCTGGTCCCGCAGGAGCCCTTCCCTGCGAGTCAGCTGCCCCCTTAACTCTTACCTCCCAGCCAGGCTGAGGTCAGGGATGGCCAGCTGAGAGGGTTCAAGTTCATGCCAGTGGAGTTAATGTCCTCTTGTGCCCTCATGCCTCtaccctgctgtcctggaggagggcaggggggtTTGACCCTGAGCATCTTTAAATGGGTTTCTGCTAGCTCCAAAAGTCAGttcaaggggaaaaagggtGTGTGCATGAGCTAAAACGGAGAAGGCACTGAGCAAAGCAAGCTTAGGAGCCCTTGCCGCTTGCTGAACACGTGGTAGGAGGTGGAGATGCTGCCCAGAGAAGCCTGGCCTGGATGCGTGAGGAGGGATGGACGAGAGCCCGGCCAAGCAGTGTCTGGGTACTGCCGGCAGCCTCCTCTGGCCCAGGGCAGGGCGAAGCAGGCGCCCGCTCCTCCgtcccctctgctgctgggacGGTCGAGCACTTCCAGGCTCACGGCTGCACCTTCCCGTCTCTAGGTCTTCCTCAGGAAGGACGTGGATGCGGAGGACgagcagcaggaggctgggagCCTCCGGGCTGGTGGTTTCTGCTCTCCGGTGGACAGAGGTTCCCCCTTCTACGCGGTACATGCCCCTGCCCTCGCCATTTAGGAGGGCCTGACCCAGGGGTGTAGCTTGGGGCTGAGCAAGTGAGATTGGCCGCTGGTGGTCTGCCCAGGCATGGATGGAGCCTCGCCGCTTTAAATGACTGAGGGGACGAGCTGGGCATGATGGGGCGAGGGGTCAGCCCCCAGGCCAGTGCCCACAGGTTTTATCGCTTCCAAGGGAGCTGGATTAtgggctcctccagccctggcCATGTCAAGAGAGTGAAGATTCTGGAGTTGCAGGAGGGCCTGAGAATCTGtgttgctatttaaaaaaaaaaaaaaaaaaaaaaagaaaaagacagaggaTTTCTGTAGTTCTTGTGGTTAGGCAGACGGCTTTGAAAAGCGACTCCCATGCCGTCAGCGGGGCAGCACATGCCAGAGTGCTTAGAGGGCCTGAAACAGTTGCCCGAACCCCGCTGTTCCACAGGCTCCCGGGAGATTGCGCCCTGGTGGGCTCGGGGGAGGCTGGGACCCCGTGGGGCAGCTCGTGCCCAGCCCCTTCGGGGAGGGAGGGCTGCTCTGGGCCAGCCCCAGGAGCAATTTCTGCCTGGTGAGAGAAGGCAGTGAGCCCAGCACCTTCAGATTTCTCCTGAAGATGCTCAAGCTCCTGTTTGCCATCCCGCCAGCCTGGAGTGACCCAGGGCTGAGGGACAGCCCGGCAATCTGCTGTCAGGGCTGTGAAAGCCACCAACGTGGCCTTGGTAGAGGGGAGCTGTGCCTTGAGGTGCTGGGAGAGAACCCCAAATATGccagtgaaggagggggatCAGGAACAAGGCAGGCTGACATACTTTATTTGGGTTTCTAAAACGCTCCTGGGAGGTGATAGGGAGGGCTCCCTGGGGTGTCACGCTGACCTctcacctctgcctgccccagctGGCATCACCCCTGGCGTCGTCACCCCGAAAAGAGAGTCCCAAGGGCAAGGAGCCTGCCGTGGCACCAAGATGTGGTGGGCGAAGCAGTGCAGTAGCAGCCCCCCTCCTCGACCCGAGCCCTCTGGTAGCCCAGTTTAACCGGGAGATGCTGCAGGTGAGGCCAGCTGGGGCGCCCGCCCAAGGGGCTGCAtggggagcggggtggggggggccaCCGGCAGCCTTTCATGTGAGCTGCGGGGTGGGGTGCGCGGCGGGGAGGGCTGAACTCCTGGCCCCGAGCGAAGCCGTGGTTGTGGCATGAGATCATGTTTGGCCGCCTCTCCCTGGCTGTCGGCCCCAGGGAGAGGGGGTCAACCCGCACCAGGGCCCTGCTTCCTCCCCACGTGCGCACGCTCCTCCCGtcccccatcctcctcctcctcccagcccctgtTCCTCCCCAACGGCGTGGGAACGGGGATGGTGCAGGGGGGCTGCTTCCATGCCATGCTGGGGAGGGTGCACAGGCGCTTGCACTGGGGAGCAGggtgcagggagaagagatgcTTCGTGCAGGGATGTTCTGCGCAGAGACCCCTGGTCTGGCCTgcctgggagggggggggcccGGCTTCTCCTGCTGGGCTGGGACAGACGCTGGAAAGAGGCGAGATGCTGCTCGCCTTCCCACCCCCATTGTCACCGATGCCATCCTGAGTGCCTTTACCGCCCTGTTGGCGCTCAGAGCAAACAGGTTGTCAGCCAAAAGGGTGCCCTCCGGTCCCTGTTGCAGctttggggggggttgggtcCCCAAAGCCATGTCCTCGGGGCTCTGGTGGAGGCGCCTGGCCATGTGGCTCTTCCCATGTTGCAGGCGGAGGGCTGGGTGCGAGGCAAGCTGTGGGACCTGAAGGATGGCTGCAACCTCCAGGACTGGGAGGAGGTAGCTCAGACGCTGCAGCGGGACATGAAGGATTTTGAGAACACGCTGATAAAGCTCAACCAGGTGAGGCCGGGCAGCGGCACGGCTCCTATTCCCCGCAGCACCCGTGTCCCCAGGCTCTCCATAGTGGAGGGTCCCTGATGCTGAGTGGGTCCCTTGGCCCCGCAGATGGGCGAGCAGCTGATGTGGCGGGCGAGCCCCAGCGCTGAGGGGGTGCGGAGGCAGCTGCTGGCCCTGCGGGACCAGTGGCAGCTCCTGAAGCAGACGGCTGCCAGCCAGAGCAAAgccctgggggggctgcggaGCCTGCAGGACTTCAACAGAAAAGCCGAGCGGCTGGAAGCATGGATCAGGCACAAGGTATGGGGTGTGCGGAGCACGGTccagggagggggacagggTGGCTGTTCCCCTGCCTTCTTACACCCTCCCCTGGCCCAGGAGGAGAAGCCCTCCCTGGCAGCCCTCCTGCAGGAAAGCCCGGACAAGATCCAGCTCACCCGCCGCATCCTTGACTTGAAGCAGGTGAGAGGCTGCTGGGGGGCCACTGGCGTGCCAGAGACCCCAAACCCCACGAGGCTGGGGCATGGTGCAGATCCCTGAGACGGGGGAGGAGGGATGTCTGGGAGATACTGACATCTATCTCTCTGCTCGggccaggaggagcagcagttcCAGAGTCTGCATGAGGAGCTGAATAGCCTGGCCCAGAAGCTGGAGAAACAAGGCAAAAGTGAGAGCAGGAGCATCTCAGCCCGGCGCAAGCACCTCAACAAAACGTGAGTGGAGGATGCACAGGCTGAGCAGGGCCAAGCTGGGTACTGGGAGCTGACAGGCTGGGAAGCAGGATCCCCCCCAAACTCTCACCTGCTTCCCCTCACCCCAGCTCTTCACGGCTCCGTGGACGAGCATGGGCTGCCCTTCATCTCTCCCTCTCCACCTGCACAGGTGGCTGCGGCTGCAGGGGACCCTGAAGGAGCACCACGAGGTTCTGCAGCTGGCCCTGGAGGTGGCCACCTTCCTCCAGCAAGCAGATACCCTGCTTGGAGCCATCCATGCCAAGGTACCAGTAGTGGAGCCAGGAACAGCCTGGTGTGGGGCTGTTGCATGGCCCGAGCAAAACTGGGTGGGCAGCACCTCACTCTTGTCCCCTGtgtgggggctgctgtggtccCAGCACCCTCAGCCTGGGGCTCAGGGAGAGACCCGGGAGACAGAGCCTGGTGTAAGAAGGGGAGCCAGAGCAGCAAGCTCAGCTTTGCCGCATCCCTTTCTGCCGGAGCTGAGGGCAGGGCCCCGTCCTCTTCCCGCCActggctgcagcttcttctTACAGCAGAGGAGCATCTGTGGTGTGGGGAAGCCAGGGGAGGGTGAGCCATGCCGGGATCGGGATGTCAGGGACATGGCCAGCCAGGTGATGGTAAGTGCAAGGCTCTGCCTCGTCCTCTGGGCCCTGGGGAGCACGTTGACAGGGGTGGGATGTGTGCCTTCCTGGGTCAGTGCTGGCACCAGCAGGACTGGGGGCCCAGTGGGCACCCCATGGCTGCGTGGGGTGACTGGGACTGTGTGATGGATGGGGGAGCTGCCTCACGGGCAGCAGGGGACCGGGCTTGGTGCCTGATGCCTGTCCTGCTCTCGCAGGGCTGGTGGCAGGTTGCCATCCTGCACTCGCACCATGGCTGTGGTGGCTTGTCCCTCACCAGACATGTCATcgctccctggctgctctctCCTCCAGATGCTGGATGTGACCGTGTCCCAGCTCCTcagcctgcagcccagcctggcagcccaaGTCACCCCCAAGCACCGAGATGTCAAGGAGAGCTGGGCACAGCTCCAGCAGACGCTGAGGTAGggcacagccaggcaggagccccAGGGCCCCAAACCTGACCCCCCCAGTGCTGGAGCCAGAGGCTTGGGGAAAGACCTGGGTTAGCCCCTGGGAAGGCTCTGTGGGGCACCAGCTCCACTTAAGGTCTctcttttctccatcttctgctCCCCTGGGCCTCCCTTGTGCCCTTTTCCCAGGACGGAGAAGGCTCCAACACTGGTTAGCAGTTCTCCAAGGGGCGAAGCTGTGGCTCCAAGCATGGAGCCCCAAGGAGATGATAGCAGCCATGGGGCAGtggggaaggaagcaggagaTAAACGGACAAGAGGCCCTGGGAGCACGGTGAGCACAGGCGTCTGCCTTCCTTTGGACATCTCCAGTACCTCCACCGCAGGAAGACGGGGGAGCTTGTAGGAAAGGGGGTTGAGAGCTGGGCAAAGCTCAAGCTGAGCACGCCTGTGACCTGGCCCCACTGCTTATGGGAGATGATAAGTACCAGGCCCTGGGGCAAAGTGACGCGCACTTCGGGCTGGCAAAGGAGGAACGGGAGCCTTTGTGCCGTAGGTGCCGAAGGACATGCCGGGGAAGATGGCAGAgcgagggagaggggaggagagcagccctggctcTACAGCAACGGGGCAGCCCCCTCATGGAGGGGACAGCAAAAGGTACCAGCTCATGGAGGTGTCTGGGTGGAGCAGGATGGACCTCGAGGGGATGGGGTGTCCCCTGTGCAAGGGGCAAGCTGGCCCGACTGTCCCGCtttctgcaggaggaggagagaggcagaggccGAGTGGGGGACGCAGCAGCCAGAGGCCCAGGTGCAGGACATCTGCCAGGTGGTGAATGTGGTAATGTCTCCCCAAGAGTCCCCTttgctcccagcccagcaagGGGAGCCAatgttgggggtggggggcggctCCCTTCCCTGaccccctcctgctgcctgtgggCATGGACGCTTGTGCACGCACACCCGGCCCTGATCTGGGCACTTATGCACCACATCTCTCCACTCCTCGGCAGACCGTGTCCCCGCACAAGGAGAACACGGGTCCCAGGACCCCCCCGTGTCCAGTGGGGGATGTGGAGAGCCTGGAGGCAACACGTACGCAGCGGGAGCTCCTGAACCCCAGCCGCAGCCCTGGGTCTACGCTGCAGGTGAGCACTCTCAGGTGTGGGATTGGGGGAAACACCAGGCAGGGTCTGTCCTCactgccctccctgcctcccaggaggggctggtggcCGGGGGGGCCCTGGAAAGCCCACCGGTGGAGGCCATGCtgcgggagctggaggagctgtgggAGGACCTGCAGAGGAAGCACCAGGAGAATGGCGCTGTGCTGCGGGAAATTGATAAGGTATGTGGTGGCGGGGCTGGGGTGCGCACTGGGGCATGCCCCAATCGCAACAGCTTACTGCGGTTCAGCAAATAAAGCTGGTGCCTGCAGGGACGGGAGCTGCAGCATTGGCACCCACATCTCCAGTTGGCCTCGCAGCCCATGTGCTGCTCCAACTGTGCTACCCAAGCTGCCGGTGCCCTGGGTACCCGCAGTGGGGTAGCAGCAtggctcctgcctcccctgggTGGCTCAGAGCCAGGCTGATGGGCTCCCTGCTCTCTCTGCAGGCACTGAGGCTGGTGGGGGAGCTGGACCGAGCCGAGCGGTGGCTGCAAGCCGTGGCCGGGTTGCTCTCAGAGCCAGCCACCATGAGAAGCCCAGCGGAGCTGCGTCGGGACCTGGAGGAGATGAGccagctggagaagcagctcctgctgtgtgGCCTCAAGCTCCAGGCGCtgcgggaggaggcggcgggcgAGTCGCCCACTGAGCACGAGGGAGCGAGGAAGATGCAGAGGAAGGTGGAGATGGTGGAGGAAAAGTGAGTCCCTGGGGAAGGTGCCTCCTCTCTGGTCCCTGGGAAGGGCAGCAGGAGGATGCTCACCCCAAGGAGGTGAAGACGGTGCTGGCACCCATGACAGGCACCTGTCCCTGCAGGTTGGCATGTGTGCAGGCAGCCCTGCGGCGCCGGGCAGCAGACCTGCGCGACTCCCTGGTGCTGTCTGAGTTCCTGCAGGACCTGCAAGAGGAGGAGGCACGGAACCAGCAGGCACCTGCAGTGGTGAGCAGCGGGGCCAGGCATCCCTTGTGATCATCCAGCACCTGGGACTGGCCCACGAGTTGGTCTGTGGCACCCATGGGGTCCCCCCCTCCGGCCCAGCTGCCTGGGGGGGTTGGTCCCCATCTCCCTCACGCCCAGTGTTTTTGTTGGCTTCAGCCAGGGAGCGGGCGTTGCAGCTCACAGGGGTCTTTTCCCCTGCTCTCGGCCGAGGCTGGACAGCCACCGAGCAGTGAGGACATAAGCCGCCCCTTaggagagctgcaggaggctgTGGAGATGCTGAACGATGCAGCGAAGGAGCGGGAGCGGGTCATGGAGGTGGTGGCAGAGACAGAGAGCCTGGAGCGACTGGTAGGAGATAGAAACAGGGTGTCTGGGGATGCAGCCAGGTGGTCCACCTGCAGCTGGACATGCCAGCTAGTTGGGATGGGGATGCGCCTTGGCTGGTCCTGGTGGGACACAAGGGTGTTGGGATACGTGGGGACTGCTCTGGGTGAGGCtggtgctccatccctccctttTGCAGGCACGTGGCAAGGTGGTCCCAagctggggtgggctggggctgcaTGGTGGGTGGTGGCACAGGGGGTCCCATGCCAGGGCTCATCtctctccccacacacacatccaGGTGGCAGAGGTGTCCCCACGCCTGGAGGCCCTTCGATGCAGAGCCGAGGCACTGGCTCGTGACACTGCCCAAGCAGAGAGTGGCTTCACTACAGTGAAGAGCGAGAAGgacctccaggggctgcagggcttgctgagccagcagcaggagatggaggTGAGACCTGGGGAGCACCACGGCCATGCCCATGGCCGGGATGCGTCCCAGCTGGCCGGGGCTGTCCCAGGGAGGTGCTGGCCCCCGGGGGCCCAGGTGTCATAAGCCTTGGCCCGCCATGGAAGGCTGGGCTGGAATTTTCCAGCGGAGCTGAGCCCTGCCCCGCTGTGCTCCCCTCTGCCAGTACAGGCCAGGCGAGGGGAGAGAGCTTGCGTCAGCTCCTGTGTGCCAGTGCCTGGCTGCCAGCACCTTGCTCATCTTCCCGCCAGCGGGGAGGTGACTCATGCGGGCAGAATGGGGAAACCAGGCGGCCCTCCGCTCTGCCCGTCCTCCCCACAGAGGGTGGCTCTGCCCGCTGCCCACAGCCCCTGTGCCAGCATTTTCCCCTCCGTCCCTGCATCTTCCCCTCTGTCCCTGCATCCCAGGGCACAGGGGAGCCCAGCCTGGGCGCAGAGGGATTGGATGCATCCTGAACCTTTTCTGCCTTTAGCGTGTGGCGTCGGAGACACTGCaggggcagctggaggagctggagagggcaGCTGCCCGCTTGCAAGAGCTCTGCCCTGCTCGGCTGTGCCCTGTAAGCCAGGAGGTGCAGGGGACGCTGCAGGcctgggcagggctgcgggagcTGCTGCGGGAGACCCGGGCCCGTGTGCAGCAGGCTGGCCGGCTGCGGCACTTCTTCAAGGATTACTTAGCCATGATGTAAGTGGTGATGAGCCGTCGGGGTTGCCTTTACGGTGGCTGGGGGGGAAGCTGCTGAGAGCGTGTCATTGCCAGAACATTGGCTGCTGGCAAGTACGTGGGCAGTGCTGGAGCTGTAGCCAGGCAAGACCATGGGCAGCCTGGAATGAAGCACTGCACCAGGGCTGCCTGCTGTGAGGGAGCCCCACGGCattttgccttgccttgccaGACTTGCCGCTACCCCAGCGAGCTGCTTCCAGCCATCCCTGAGTATGGGAATGGCTTCGCTGGGGTCTGCAGGGCTGAGGAGGGGGTCATTCCTCAGCCCCCTCAGCCCACCTTTCACGTGCCCGCAGCTCCTGGACGGAGGACACGCGGGCTCAGATCTTCTCTGAAAGCCCAAGCAGCCACAGCCTCCCAGAGACTCCATgtgaggagctggagaggaggaTCGAAGGGAAGCTTAAGGAGTTTGAGGCACTGGCAGCGGTGGGGCAACAGCTGGTGTCTGAGGAGCACTACCTGAGTGCGACGGTAAGGGCGAGGAATGGGGGAGCCACCTTTGCACCCCAAGAAATCCTCCAGGGACAGTCTCTGGTAGAGAGCGAGGTGCGAGTGCAGAGTCCCAGCGAGCAGTACGGGGCTAGCCATGCATCCCTGGGGCTGCTCGGGGCAGGAGGGGGTTTCACCCAGCAATGGATGCTGAGACCTGAGGTATCACAAGTGACCCTGTCCCTCTCCCAAAACGCCCCTGAAGTGCTCCATAGTGAGGTTTCCTGGTAGGGCCAGTGTCCCTGGGCCAGGGCTCCTTGCAGACTGCCCagcatctctcctctccttAGATAAAGGAACGCTtggaggagctgcagagcatgctgggctgggtgctggtgcGCTGGCGAGCACAGAGGCACCAGCGGGACCCAGGGAGCAAGCAGGAGGACAGAAAGGACCCAGAGAGCCCCTTGGGCACGTCCCCCACCAGCCAAGTGAGTACCCAGCCATGCTGAGACCGTCGGGGAACGGGACCGGCCTCGCAGCTGAGGATAGCAGAGGCACTGGATGGAATGGGTGGTGCAGAAGTAGGGGAGGGACATGTCATGCCCATGGGGTGATACCCTTGGGACTTTCAGGGGTTCAGACAGGGCAAAGGTAAGATTGTCCTCAGAAAGTGCCTGGGCCCCAGCAACCCTTATTTcacattctttctctttccttgctcCCGAGGAGCAGTGTGCCCCGTGTGCTCAGCCCCGTCTGGAGAGCATTTGCAGCCCAGCAAGGTTCAcgccctgctccctccctgagCCCGAGCACGGATCAGAGCTGCGGGTGCCAGCGGGAACAGCCGACTCCCCACTGGCATCGCCCCTCTTGGATGCCCCATCGGGAGCGGAGAGGAGCTGGGGGTACCTCAGCAGCTCAACACCCCACAGCACGGGACCCCCTGAGGAGGCTGTCATCTGGGATCCTGCTGAGACCTCCAcggtgctgctgccgccgcgGGGTCCCGGTGGGCTGGGGGGAACGGTCAACCTCATTCTCAGCATTGGCAAGAAGGGCGAGAAGAAGAAGGCGCAGATGGTGGCCGGTGGTGAACAGccaggggaggaggtgctgcgGATGGTACGTGGGGGATGGTAAGCGGTTTTGGCAGGACCGTGGGGGAGCGCCCAGCGCCCATCTTGGGGTCAGCCACCGTGGCTCCCCAGAGCTGTACCCCTGTGCAGACCGGGGGAGCTTTGAGGGCTGTGGGGTAGCCCCCATGCTGGTACaccccaccctcccacccccggCTGTTTCGAAGTGAGCTGTTGGGGCTGTGTCAGTCTCAGGAGAGGGACCTTTGGCTGTGCCGACCGAGCGATGTCCGAGGGCTGAGAACCAGCTTTTGCCGCCCACCTTTGCCTGCACTCTCCTGCTGCCTCACCCGCTCTGCCCTCAActctctgtgtctctctctcccccccgcTCAGCTCCCTGCCACTAAACCCTCAGGCTGTAAAACCTTTTGGAAGCGTTGCCAGGGGCTTTTAGGAAACACTTGGGGTAGTTTAAAGCGAAAGAGAAAGCCGCCTCGCCAGCCAGTTGAAGAGGTAATGTCCCCGGGGGAGGCTGCATGCCGAGCAGAGTGGCTGCATGGCGTGAACCCACCTGCTACCGACTCACCCGGCCGTGCCACTGTGCCCGGCCGGTGGTGGTCCCTCAGGAGAGGGGAAACCCTCCCGGTGCCATGGGCTCCAGAGTGTGGGTGCTGGGGCATGCAAGGAGGGGGCTCAGATGGGGCTGGCTGCAGTTTGGCCCCCTGGGTAAGTGGTTTTGGTGGCCGCAGGAGGCATGGCAACCCACTGCTTGGGGACGGCAGCAGTGCCTCCTGCAGCTGACTGAAGGGGGAAGAGTTGGATGGGGCCATGTGAGGGTGCACGTGTTGGGGGAGCATGCTCCAAGGTGCATGGTTTGTaacccccagggctgggggctcaGTGTTTTTCTGGGGCTTCCATCTGTCTGTTGCTCTAGGCCTGGCATGAGGGGCTGTGTGCAAGAAGCCCTGAGGGCAGATGCAGCCGGGCCCCCTGCGGGGCAACccaggggagagggcagggagccAGAGAGGCTGGAGGGCAtcgaggcagggagaggggctgccaGGATGGTTGAGGGTAATGGGCACCCTCCAGCCTAAAGGGTACAGGGAGatgctcctccagctcctgcaggcAAAGCCCTTTGCTCTCATCCTTGTGGTCCCAGAAAcccaggagaggggctgggctgtgctggagagagggtctgcaggaagggaaggggaagagaaaggggctgtgctcagcccctgcccttGCATTCGCCTGCTCTGCTGCCGGGGGTCATACAGGGGTGGCAGGGACAGGCAACAATGACTGCTGTCTCCATAGCCACCCAAAAGTGATGCTTGGAGGGCAGCGATGCAGGGGGGAGAGCTGCATGGCACAGGCAGCCCCCACTGCACCGCACCTGGGAGACTCCATCATGGGCAGAGGTTCCCCTGTCTACCTCTTCCCTGCCTGTACTGAGTTGGGAGCAGCCCTCAGGAGACTGAGGTGAAGCCatgcagctcccagctctgcatgTGCTGCTGGTGAGCATTTTcggctgcctgcccgctgccccagctccctgcttgCCCAGGCACAGCATGGAGATGGGGCGGTCGGTGCAGGGTGATGGAGGCTCTGGCCCTGGGGgtcactcctctctccttctccgTGTCCCCAGGCACAGGTGGAGGCTGGGAAAACCTCCAATGCGAAGCAGCCGCCCACCATCACCCACCGCCCTCTGGCATCCAGCGGTGGGACGCCAGCCGCCTCCCACACCCTGCCCAAGGCCGGGGCCGGCTCCCTCTTCAACAGCCTGCAGCGGCGGGAGCGGGCGCGGGCCGAGCAGGCACGGCTGCTGACACTGCAGGGCATCATGGGTGCAAACTCCCTGCAGCCCGCACCCGAGGAGCGCCATGGCCCCAGTAACACGTGGCCTCAGAAGTGCAGCCGGAGGAAGGGGGGGCCGGAGGTGGCTGCCGCTGGACCCCCACTTGGGGAGCCGCTGCTCTACGTCAGGAACCCACTGGTGCGGGACATCGATGCTGAGTGTGGGGTGACCACGGGGGCCCCCTGCCTCCCTGACCCAAAAGCCACGTGCCCCCACCTGTCCCTGGGCTCCgtgttcagcctggagctgcCTCGGGACGCGGTGGTCCTCGGATGTCGCCAAGGGGCCATAGCATGgcgggaggaggtggaggggcaggagcacaggcagggccggggggtgAAGCCATGGGAGCCTACAGGCACGCATggagctggagggcaggaggaagatgCAGATGGGCAGAGTCCCCAGGGGCCTGGTGAGGGGCTGGGGATGTCCCCCAAGAGCGAGCGAGGAATGTGGCTCAAGGAGGTGAGCTTCAGCCCCAGCTACAGCTGCCAAAGGGCACACCGCACTGTGGAGGAGTGCTGGAGCCCGCAGCACCCGGGCAGCGCCAGCGAAGACCTCCTGGACTTCAGGCCGAGCGGGCCGTCCCACATCAAAATGCTGCACGAGCAGGTCGGCCAGGAGGGGGATGAGCTGACCGGCCGGCTGGGACAGGATGGCAGCCCCGGCACCACCGGCAGGGCCAGGCATCGTGAAGCTGCCCAGCTGGAGCTCGGACTGTCCCCTGCTGCCatcccaggcagggcaggagccatccccagcactgcccacaTGCAGCGGCCatctggcagcagccagcccggAGGGTCCTCGGCTTCCCATGCTGCCCCCACCCAGCTCTCTGTCTTCGAGTGGGCGCTGgggtccccccagccccccagccctgtgtcAGGCACCGGGGAGGTTTGCCACCCTGCCCACGGCCAgtttgaggaagaggaggaggagctgcaggccATCTGGGATGGGGTGGGTGAGCAGCGGGCACCCAGCCCACCAGCAGGCAGCCGTGTCCACCATGGTCCAGGGAGCGGGGCGGACAGCCGACCCAGCCCCGACACCACTGCCAGCAGGCCCCTCATCCTCTCGGCAGCCAACAATGTTCTGGTGGCCAAGTTCACCCTTCCCACCActgcccagctcctccacaGCCCGGTGGGAGAGAAGAGCCCTGCTGTGGGGCACAGTGGCAGTGGTAGCCCCAGCGGGTATGGGGCGTCCCCCCGCACGGAGGAGCCAGTGTCCGCAGCCGCCCCCTTGGACAGCCCCGGTGCCTGGGATCGGCGGAGGcatgggaaagaggagagagagggcaGCAAGGTGAGAGCTGCGGGCCGGGGGCTCTCCCTTGGGGCCAGAAGGGGGTCGGGGGACACTCCAGGTAGCAGCTGGCTTACCCGCTTCAGCAAACGTGACCCGTGTTTGGGAACTCCCTGACTCGGGTGGCTCCTTTGCTCCAgctgtggggatggggaagtGCTAAGGGCTAAATTTGGGGGTCCCTGCAGCATGGCACTCCCCCACCAGCCCTCAGCCTTAACAAGGCAGCACTTCACCCCAAAAGCCTACAagcagcccagcccctgcccaggccAGAAAATCGTTCCTGTTCTCCCGTTCCGACCTTGGCATCGCCCACCGGGGATGGGTCAGATGGACCCTGTGCCCCTGGGGGCTGAGCTGACAATGCTGCTTCGCTCCCTCCTTTTGCAGGCCCCCCTCAGTAAAACCGAGTTTCAGATGATGGAGGGGACACTGGAAAGGAAGCACGTGTTGCAGACAGGAGGGAGGAAGGTATGGGTGTGGTTGTGGGTTTCCTTTGGGACTGGGGTGCTGGGACATGATCTGGGGGGGTGTCCAGGTTTTGGGGCAGGAGCTAAGTCAGGGATGCTTCTGGCACTACCATGGGGGTGCTGCTGGCCATG is a window encoding:
- the LOC142601067 gene encoding uncharacterized protein LOC142601067 isoform X1, with the protein product MSGSMARKVQPFTISTKLSLPKCAADFPGDACPGIALASALDNHRGLRRSLNERISLYLAQARASPAAPEGQPRSPSPGEDGGTDEERLNRNSLTRSIKKITLSNWHGEASAGDTGGPGDPVQTGGERNHNNNNSRPGKAQFKVFLRKDVDAEDEQQEAGSLRAGGFCSPVDRGSPFYALASPLASSPRKESPKGKEPAVAPRCGGRSSAVAAPLLDPSPLVAQFNREMLQAEGWVRGKLWDLKDGCNLQDWEEVAQTLQRDMKDFENTLIKLNQMGEQLMWRASPSAEGVRRQLLALRDQWQLLKQTAASQSKALGGLRSLQDFNRKAERLEAWIRHKEEKPSLAALLQESPDKIQLTRRILDLKQEEQQFQSLHEELNSLAQKLEKQGKSESRSISARRKHLNKTWLRLQGTLKEHHEVLQLALEVATFLQQADTLLGAIHAKQRSICGVGKPGEGEPCRDRDVRDMASQVMMLDVTVSQLLSLQPSLAAQVTPKHRDVKESWAQLQQTLRTEKAPTLVSSSPRGEAVAPSMEPQGDDSSHGAVGKEAGDKRTRGPGSTVPKDMPGKMAERGRGEESSPGSTATGQPPHGGDSKRRRREAEAEWGTQQPEAQVQDICQVVNVTVSPHKENTGPRTPPCPVGDVESLEATRTQRELLNPSRSPGSTLQEGLVAGGALESPPVEAMLRELEELWEDLQRKHQENGAVLREIDKALRLVGELDRAERWLQAVAGLLSEPATMRSPAELRRDLEEMSQLEKQLLLCGLKLQALREEAAGESPTEHEGARKMQRKVEMVEEKLACVQAALRRRAADLRDSLVLSEFLQDLQEEEARNQQAPAVPGSGRCSSQGSFPLLSAEAGQPPSSEDISRPLGELQEAVEMLNDAAKERERVMEVVAETESLERLVAEVSPRLEALRCRAEALARDTAQAESGFTTVKSEKDLQGLQGLLSQQQEMERVASETLQGQLEELERAAARLQELCPARLCPVSQEVQGTLQAWAGLRELLRETRARVQQAGRLRHFFKDYLAMISWTEDTRAQIFSESPSSHSLPETPCEELERRIEGKLKEFEALAAVGQQLVSEEHYLSATIKERLEELQSMLGWVLVRWRAQRHQRDPGSKQEDRKDPESPLGTSPTSQEQCAPCAQPRLESICSPARFTPCSLPEPEHGSELRVPAGTADSPLASPLLDAPSGAERSWGYLSSSTPHSTGPPEEAVIWDPAETSTVLLPPRGPGGLGGTVNLILSIGKKGEKKKAQMVAGGEQPGEEVLRMLPATKPSGCKTFWKRCQGLLGNTWGSLKRKRKPPRQPVEEAQVEAGKTSNAKQPPTITHRPLASSGGTPAASHTLPKAGAGSLFNSLQRRERARAEQARLLTLQGIMGANSLQPAPEERHGPSNTWPQKCSRRKGGPEVAAAGPPLGEPLLYVRNPLVRDIDAECGVTTGAPCLPDPKATCPHLSLGSVFSLELPRDAVVLGCRQGAIAWREEVEGQEHRQGRGVKPWEPTGTHGAGGQEEDADGQSPQGPGEGLGMSPKSERGMWLKEVSFSPSYSCQRAHRTVEECWSPQHPGSASEDLLDFRPSGPSHIKMLHEQVGQEGDELTGRLGQDGSPGTTGRARHREAAQLELGLSPAAIPGRAGAIPSTAHMQRPSGSSQPGGSSASHAAPTQLSVFEWALGSPQPPSPVSGTGEVCHPAHGQFEEEEEELQAIWDGVGEQRAPSPPAGSRVHHGPGSGADSRPSPDTTASRPLILSAANNVLVAKFTLPTTAQLLHSPVGEKSPAVGHSGSGSPSGYGASPRTEEPVSAAAPLDSPGAWDRRRHGKEEREGSKAPLSKTEFQMMEGTLERKHVLQTGGRKASCRAWGLFHAVLMRQTLCFYQDRRDSLKSSVVALPLNLSGAVCTPDAEYTKKTNCFRLQLRDGSEYLLRAPSQPLMNEWVSKLQQNSGFPEVDYFQAAAQRVEGTGSAGGSSKVPSPGSSHLQGHHQVVTAKSQEIVVLPRSNARLQRPLGSQDGPADGAVAAAEVAHGARHREQQWSPRGSPGLWDNSCQEDDYGLVANKRRSYSFTSATYQKITPVAVPKEPVEAGSSYSVTLYIGEQVPAVPRARCHSFVARPGSPRDTLGEKTPGPPRPKNKSVFKKFFGKKE